A part of Daphnia pulex isolate KAP4 chromosome 6, ASM2113471v1 genomic DNA contains:
- the LOC124196445 gene encoding glutathione S-transferase 1-like: MVHYKLIYFNLRGRGELARLVLHHQEVAFEDFRFEREEWPKYKAGTPFGQVPVLEVDGKPLAQSNAIARYLARQHGLAGQNEWEQSQADMYVDCIYDLISGTRPIIYETDKEKQKEILQKFLKETVNPHLEKLEQQLIKNGTGFLVGKSITWADLAYYSFFSPMTERFGDSVIDNSPHLKKLVEHVANIPQIKKYVETRPKTTL; this comes from the exons ATGGTTCACTACAAGTTAATTTACTTCAATCTGCGTGGGCGTGGTGAGCTTGCTCGATTGGTCCTCCATCACCAGGAAGTCGCTTTCGAAGATTTCCGTTTTGAGCGCGAAGAATGGCCCAAATACAAAGccg GCACACCCTTCGGTCAAGTTCCTGTTTTGGAAGTGGACGGCAAGCCGTTGGCTCAGTCGAACGCTATTGCCAGATACCTTGCACGGCAACACGGACTTGCAGGCCAAAATGAGTGGGAACAAAGCCAGGCTGATATGTACGTCGATTGCATCTATGATTTGATTTCAG GAACCCGACCAATCATCTATGAAACGgacaaagagaaacaaaaggaaatattgCAAAAG TTTCTCAAAGAGACGGTGAACCCACACTTGGAAAAACTGGAACAACAACTGATAAAGAACGGCACCGGTTTCTTGGTCGGCAAATCG ATCACGTGGGCGGACCTGGCTTACTACTCGTTCTTCTCTCCGATGACTGAGCGTTTCGGCGATTCCGTCATCGACAATTCTCCCCATCTAAAGAAATTGGTTGAGCACGTTGCCAATATTCCACAGATCAAGAAATATGTCGAGACTCGCCCCAAGACCACTCTTTGA